The Actinomycetota bacterium genome includes a region encoding these proteins:
- the glp gene encoding gephyrin-like molybdotransferase Glp translates to MISVNEARERILQRIEVLDPLELAVTEAHGCVLAETVTAPEDLPAFPSSAMDGFALRSGDTSAAAQNPVSLTVTGEAAAGRPFAGRVASGEAVRIMTGAAIPEGADAVVAQEEVAVVGSSLAVGRVVKAGDNVRPAGEDVARGEEVLQPGQRLRGMDIGALAALGRSRVLVRPRPRTVVLSTGDELREPGSDLGPGQIRDSNSFTIAGMAREAGSAPVRAGIIPDDPDVLRETFQSYLPQADVFISSGGVSVGDHDHVRDVLSQLGKVEFWKVSVKPGKPLAFGFIEGRPFFGLPGNPVAVAVTFELFVRPALLKMAGRRTLMRPQIDAAFQDDFRQRPGRETYLRVRAWRDAEGWKARLTGRQGSNIVSSVAKANALAVMPGHLSHLRPGDQVRLMLLEPLEGW, encoded by the coding sequence GTGATCTCCGTCAACGAGGCCCGCGAACGGATCCTCCAGCGGATCGAGGTGCTCGACCCGCTCGAGCTCGCCGTGACCGAGGCCCACGGATGCGTCCTGGCCGAGACGGTCACCGCGCCGGAGGACCTCCCGGCCTTCCCGTCGTCCGCGATGGACGGGTTCGCCCTGCGGTCGGGGGACACGTCCGCCGCCGCGCAGAACCCGGTCAGTCTCACCGTCACCGGGGAGGCCGCCGCCGGACGCCCGTTCGCGGGCAGGGTGGCCTCGGGGGAGGCCGTGCGGATCATGACCGGGGCGGCGATCCCGGAGGGAGCCGACGCGGTCGTCGCCCAGGAGGAGGTGGCGGTCGTCGGGTCGTCGCTCGCGGTGGGACGGGTGGTCAAAGCGGGCGACAACGTGCGTCCGGCCGGTGAGGACGTGGCCCGCGGCGAGGAGGTCCTGCAGCCCGGACAGCGGCTGCGCGGCATGGACATCGGCGCCCTGGCCGCGCTCGGACGCAGCCGGGTTCTGGTCCGGCCGCGCCCTCGGACCGTCGTCCTCTCGACCGGAGACGAGCTGCGGGAGCCGGGCAGCGACCTCGGACCCGGCCAGATCCGCGACTCGAACTCCTTCACGATCGCCGGCATGGCCCGGGAGGCCGGGTCGGCTCCCGTGCGGGCCGGAATCATCCCCGACGACCCCGACGTGCTGAGGGAGACGTTCCAGTCCTACCTGCCCCAGGCCGACGTCTTCATCTCGTCGGGGGGAGTCTCGGTCGGGGACCACGACCACGTGCGCGACGTCCTGTCCCAGCTGGGCAAGGTCGAGTTCTGGAAGGTGTCCGTCAAGCCGGGCAAACCGCTCGCGTTCGGGTTCATCGAGGGCCGCCCCTTCTTCGGCCTTCCCGGCAACCCGGTCGCCGTAGCCGTGACGTTCGAGCTGTTCGTGCGGCCCGCCCTGCTGAAGATGGCCGGGCGGCGCACGCTCATGCGCCCCCAGATCGACGCCGCCTTCCAGGACGACTTCCGTCAGCGGCCGGGCCGGGAGACGTACCTGAGGGTGCGGGCGTGGCGGGACGCCGAGGGGTGGAAGGCCCGACTGACCGGGCGCCAGGGCTCCAACATCGTCTCGTCGGTGGCCAAGGCGAACGCGCTCGCGGTCATGCCTGGGCACCTCAGTCACCTGCGGCCGGGCGACCAGGTGCGCCTCATGCTCCTCGAGCCGCTCGAGGGCTGGTGA
- a CDS encoding acyl-CoA dehydrogenase family protein, whose product MDFGLNPDQESLQTYARDFLDKECPPAFVRKVMESDDGFDAGFYKHMADLGWMGIAIPEEHGGQGMSYVDLAVLLEEMGRALVPGPFFASVCLGAVAVQEAGTDAQRKAVLPAIASGERRATVAYTEASGRVDAGGITMQARREGDAWVLDGKKSFVPDAHLADHIVVAARTKTGDGDPTQGVTLFLVDRETSGVSVDQLKTMDTTRRWCEVTFDGVKIGADSVLGEADAGWPVLERALQRSTALLCAESVGGSHKVLDMSVEYAKVRVQFGRPIGSFQAVKHKCAEMLVDVEMARSAMYYAAWAASSSDEELPLAASVAKAYCGDAYTRVASAGIQVHGGIGFTWEHDMHLYFKRAKANEMLLGDPTYHREQVARLVADEAV is encoded by the coding sequence ATGGACTTCGGGCTGAACCCGGACCAGGAATCACTTCAGACGTACGCGCGGGACTTCCTGGACAAGGAGTGTCCGCCCGCGTTCGTCCGCAAGGTCATGGAGTCCGACGACGGGTTCGACGCCGGCTTCTACAAGCACATGGCCGATCTCGGGTGGATGGGCATCGCCATCCCCGAGGAGCACGGGGGCCAGGGGATGTCCTACGTCGACCTGGCCGTCCTGCTCGAGGAGATGGGCCGGGCGCTGGTGCCGGGTCCGTTCTTCGCCAGCGTCTGCCTCGGGGCGGTCGCGGTCCAGGAAGCGGGCACGGACGCCCAGCGCAAGGCCGTCCTGCCGGCGATCGCGTCCGGCGAGCGCCGGGCGACCGTCGCCTACACGGAGGCGTCCGGACGCGTCGACGCCGGGGGCATCACCATGCAGGCGCGGCGGGAAGGGGATGCGTGGGTGCTGGACGGCAAGAAGTCGTTCGTCCCCGATGCCCACCTGGCCGACCACATCGTCGTGGCCGCCCGCACGAAGACGGGCGACGGCGACCCGACCCAGGGGGTGACGCTCTTCCTCGTCGACCGCGAGACGTCGGGTGTGTCCGTCGACCAGCTGAAGACGATGGACACCACCCGCCGCTGGTGCGAGGTGACGTTCGACGGCGTGAAGATCGGTGCGGACTCGGTGCTGGGGGAGGCGGACGCGGGCTGGCCGGTCCTCGAGCGGGCGCTGCAGCGGTCCACCGCGCTGCTCTGCGCGGAGTCGGTGGGAGGCTCGCACAAGGTGCTGGACATGTCCGTGGAGTACGCGAAGGTGCGCGTGCAGTTCGGACGTCCGATCGGCTCGTTCCAGGCCGTGAAGCACAAGTGCGCCGAGATGCTCGTGGACGTCGAGATGGCCCGCTCTGCGATGTACTACGCGGCCTGGGCCGCGTCATCGAGCGACGAAGAGCTCCCGCTGGCCGCCTCGGTCGCCAAGGCCTACTGCGGGGACGCGTACACCCGGGTGGCTTCGGCCGGGATCCAGGTGCACGGCGGGATCGGCTTCACGTGGGAGCACGACATGCACCTGTACTTCAAGCGGGCCAAGGCCAACGAGATGCTCCTGGGCGACCCGACCTACCACCGCGAGCAGGTCGCGCGCCTCGTCGCCGACGAGGCGGTTTGA
- a CDS encoding FmdB family zinc ribbon protein gives MPTYAYRCQKCGEEIEVVQSMSDPPLKRCKTCRGALKRVYHPVGIVLKGSGFYKTDYGSSGSSKSRSSDSKSSDSKSSDSTSSDSKSSDTKSSDTSSKPKDK, from the coding sequence ATGCCTACGTACGCCTACCGTTGCCAGAAGTGCGGCGAGGAGATCGAGGTCGTGCAGTCGATGTCCGACCCGCCGCTGAAGCGCTGCAAGACCTGCCGCGGCGCCCTGAAGCGCGTCTACCACCCCGTGGGGATCGTCCTGAAGGGGTCGGGGTTCTACAAGACCGACTACGGCTCTTCGGGTAGCTCGAAGAGCAGGTCCTCGGACTCGAAGTCGTCCGACTCGAAGTCCTCCGACTCGACGTCCTCCGACTCGAAGTCCTCGGACACGAAGAGCTCGGACACATCGAGCAAGCCGAAGGACAAGTGA
- a CDS encoding S-methyl-5'-thioadenosine phosphorylase produces MTAEIGIFGGSGFYSLAEGLRTEEVQTPYGAPSGPVSLGEVAGRPVAFIPRHGPKHEIPAHRVNYRANLWAMRELGVTRVLGPCAAGSLQRHVEPGHVVVCDQLVDRTYSREQTFYDGPDPVHISFAEPYCPELRPLACEAVREAGLPVHERGTVVVIQGPRFSTKAESAWFGSAGWEVINMTQYPEAYLARELEMCYVNVSLITDHDAYLRDGDGVEPITMDEVFRMFAANLDTLRQALLRLVERVPTDRSCPCSHAWDGTPLRP; encoded by the coding sequence GTGACCGCCGAGATCGGGATCTTCGGCGGGTCCGGCTTCTACTCGCTGGCCGAGGGCCTCCGGACCGAGGAGGTGCAGACCCCCTACGGCGCCCCGTCCGGACCGGTCTCCCTCGGCGAGGTGGCCGGACGTCCGGTCGCGTTCATCCCCCGCCACGGGCCGAAGCACGAGATCCCCGCCCATCGGGTCAACTACCGGGCCAACCTCTGGGCGATGCGCGAGCTGGGGGTCACCCGGGTGCTCGGACCGTGCGCCGCCGGCAGCCTGCAACGCCACGTCGAGCCCGGACACGTCGTCGTCTGCGACCAGCTGGTCGACCGGACGTACTCCCGGGAGCAGACCTTCTACGACGGCCCGGACCCGGTCCACATCTCGTTCGCCGAGCCCTACTGCCCCGAGCTGCGGCCGCTCGCCTGCGAGGCGGTGCGCGAGGCCGGGCTCCCGGTGCACGAGCGGGGAACGGTCGTCGTGATCCAGGGCCCCCGCTTCTCAACGAAGGCGGAGTCGGCCTGGTTCGGGTCGGCGGGCTGGGAGGTCATCAACATGACCCAGTACCCGGAGGCGTACCTCGCCCGGGAGCTCGAGATGTGCTACGTGAACGTCTCGCTGATAACCGACCACGACGCCTACCTGCGCGACGGGGACGGGGTCGAGCCGATCACGATGGACGAGGTCTTCCGGATGTTCGCGGCCAACCTGGACACGCTGCGCCAGGCCCTGCTCCGCCTCGTCGAGCGCGTGCCGACGGACCGCTCCTGCCCGTGCTCCCACGCGTGGGACGGGACGCCGCTGCGCCCGTGA
- a CDS encoding haloacid dehalogenase — MPELNEIQEQIRDRFDRKSAGRELALQGARRTIRSCANAIRAIHRHEWDTALERIAEAEASLREAEDALRPFPEIFFAGFLQDAQIEYVEARCTYAILREEPFPSHTDLQIMEAPYLNGLGDTVGELRRHILDLMRHGELERCEQLLQAMDDLYVVMTSMDYPDAITGGLRRRADVARSLLERTRGEFSIALIQQRLEARLAAHADRLRESGA, encoded by the coding sequence ATGCCGGAGCTGAACGAGATCCAGGAGCAGATCCGGGACCGCTTCGACCGCAAGAGCGCGGGACGGGAGCTCGCCCTCCAGGGCGCCCGCCGCACCATCCGCTCGTGCGCGAACGCGATCCGGGCCATCCACCGCCACGAGTGGGACACCGCTCTCGAGCGGATCGCGGAGGCGGAGGCGAGCCTGCGGGAGGCCGAGGACGCGCTGCGTCCGTTCCCCGAGATCTTCTTCGCCGGGTTCCTGCAGGACGCCCAGATCGAGTACGTGGAGGCGCGGTGCACCTACGCGATCCTGCGGGAGGAGCCGTTCCCCTCCCACACCGACCTGCAGATCATGGAGGCTCCCTACCTCAACGGACTGGGAGACACGGTGGGGGAGTTGCGCCGCCACATCCTGGACCTGATGCGCCACGGAGAGCTCGAGCGGTGCGAGCAGCTCCTGCAGGCGATGGACGACCTGTACGTCGTGATGACCTCGATGGACTACCCGGACGCCATCACCGGGGGGCTGCGCCGCCGGGCGGACGTGGCCCGGTCCCTGCTCGAGCGCACCCGGGGCGAGTTCTCCATCGCCCTGATCCAGCAGCGGCTCGAGGCGAGGCTGGCCGCACACGCGGACCGGCTGCGCGAGTCCGGTGCATGA
- a CDS encoding fructose 1,6-bisphosphatase has product MDRVLTMMKAPTGGYVGDGHVHPAVLDAARQELAEARTAGQVTDGYVVRCGDDIALVVLHAGDAAAVAALGSRTFSRCWTVARELGQHGCRNGGPVHETVSVTLDGEPETVLCFMADKAPAGAWNLFLYRVFADPFNTPSLLSDPRMIDGFGFAVRAPDGTEMAFGLPGDLHAFLGAASGSAIVRQVDSRFSSRTAAVASEGPDPMLVVRCHDGFPSVGETLEPFAFPYAVAGPAGPLVPVSTNEDATTRVFGRAIGLGFQVTDERLVGPRDLLGDRAFDGSRLRAVAAADDLRRHGPFSPAAATLRPFHSHV; this is encoded by the coding sequence ATGGACCGCGTCCTGACGATGATGAAGGCGCCCACCGGGGGGTACGTGGGCGACGGGCACGTCCACCCCGCCGTCCTCGACGCGGCCCGGCAGGAGCTCGCGGAGGCGAGGACGGCCGGACAGGTGACCGACGGGTACGTGGTGAGGTGCGGCGACGACATCGCCCTCGTCGTCCTGCACGCGGGCGACGCCGCGGCCGTGGCCGCCCTCGGCTCCCGGACCTTCTCCCGGTGCTGGACCGTGGCCCGCGAGCTGGGACAACACGGCTGCCGGAACGGCGGACCCGTGCACGAGACGGTCTCCGTCACGCTCGACGGGGAGCCGGAGACGGTCCTCTGCTTCATGGCCGACAAGGCTCCCGCGGGAGCCTGGAACCTCTTCCTGTACCGGGTGTTCGCCGACCCCTTCAACACCCCGTCGCTGCTGAGCGACCCCCGGATGATCGACGGGTTCGGGTTCGCGGTGCGGGCACCCGACGGCACCGAGATGGCGTTCGGGCTGCCGGGCGACCTGCACGCGTTCCTGGGAGCGGCGTCTGGTAGCGCGATCGTCCGCCAGGTCGACTCGCGGTTCTCCAGTCGCACGGCGGCGGTGGCGTCGGAGGGGCCCGACCCGATGCTGGTGGTGCGCTGCCACGACGGGTTCCCGTCGGTGGGGGAGACGCTCGAGCCGTTCGCCTTCCCCTACGCGGTCGCCGGCCCGGCGGGCCCCCTCGTGCCGGTGTCCACGAACGAGGACGCCACCACCCGGGTGTTCGGACGGGCCATCGGGCTCGGGTTCCAGGTGACCGACGAGCGCCTCGTGGGCCCGCGGGACCTGTTGGGAGACAGGGCTTTCGACGGGTCGCGGCTGCGTGCCGTGGCGGCCGCCGACGACCTTCGGCGCCACGGACCTTTCTCGCCGGCGGCCGCCACCCTGCGTCCGTTCCACTCGCACGTCTGA
- a CDS encoding LLM class flavin-dependent oxidoreductase, producing the protein MRFGLFYEHNLPRPWQQGDEQRLFTEILDQVELADRLGYGYVWQVEHHFLEEYSHSSAPEVLLGAYSQRTRDIRLGHGIIQTPPQYNHPARVAERVATLDLVSGGRVEFGTGESSSVAELGGFGLDRSDKREAWREGTRAAVRLMVEEPFTGIDGRFVKMPPRNCVPKPVQKPHPPLWLACSQRETIHLAAQSGMGALAFAFVSVSEAEQWVSDYYRTIAKECVPIGEAINPSVAIVTPLMCCPSEEEAKAKGEQGAHFFAYALAWYYAFGSHAPGRSEIWKRYLETGDAFVSFREQMMGQAPDAIRGCIGTPDQIREVLRAYEEAGVDQVIFFSQCGHNRHEDICESYDLLAREVLPEFMDRDAAAEPDRARRVAAWNADALERRSLAEPEPDPDYTIDAPMVQGATGAGLF; encoded by the coding sequence ATGCGGTTCGGCCTCTTCTACGAGCACAACCTGCCCCGGCCCTGGCAACAGGGGGACGAGCAGCGTCTGTTCACCGAGATCCTCGACCAGGTCGAGCTCGCCGACCGCCTCGGCTACGGCTACGTATGGCAGGTCGAGCACCACTTCCTCGAGGAGTACTCGCACTCGTCGGCCCCCGAGGTGCTGCTCGGCGCGTACTCGCAGCGCACCCGCGACATCAGGCTCGGCCACGGGATCATCCAGACCCCGCCGCAGTACAACCACCCGGCCCGGGTCGCCGAGCGGGTGGCGACGCTGGACCTCGTGTCCGGGGGGCGGGTCGAGTTCGGGACCGGCGAGTCCTCCTCGGTGGCCGAGCTCGGCGGGTTCGGGCTCGACCGGTCCGATAAGCGGGAGGCGTGGCGGGAGGGGACGCGGGCGGCGGTCCGTCTCATGGTCGAGGAGCCCTTCACGGGGATCGACGGACGCTTCGTGAAGATGCCGCCGCGCAACTGCGTGCCGAAGCCGGTCCAGAAGCCGCACCCACCGCTGTGGCTCGCGTGCAGCCAGCGGGAGACCATCCACCTGGCCGCGCAGAGCGGGATGGGGGCGCTCGCGTTCGCGTTCGTGTCCGTCTCGGAGGCCGAGCAGTGGGTGTCCGACTACTACCGGACCATCGCCAAGGAGTGCGTGCCCATCGGCGAGGCGATCAACCCGTCCGTGGCGATCGTCACCCCGCTGATGTGCTGTCCGTCCGAGGAGGAGGCGAAGGCGAAGGGCGAGCAGGGAGCCCACTTCTTCGCGTACGCGCTCGCCTGGTACTACGCGTTCGGCTCCCACGCGCCGGGGAGGTCCGAGATCTGGAAGCGCTACCTCGAGACCGGGGACGCGTTCGTCTCGTTCCGCGAGCAGATGATGGGACAGGCCCCCGATGCCATCCGCGGCTGCATCGGGACGCCGGACCAGATCCGGGAGGTCCTGCGTGCCTACGAGGAGGCCGGGGTCGACCAGGTCATCTTCTTCAGCCAGTGCGGACACAACCGGCACGAGGACATCTGCGAGTCGTACGACCTGCTCGCACGCGAGGTGCTCCCGGAGTTCATGGACCGCGACGCGGCCGCCGAGCCGGACCGGGCTCGCCGTGTGGCCGCCTGGAATGCAGATGCGCTGGAACGCCGCAGCCTAGCCGAGCCCGAACCGGACCCCGACTACACGATCGACGCGCCGATGGTGCAGGGCGCGACGGGAGCCGGGCTCTTCTAG
- a CDS encoding ABC transporter permease: protein MSAVAAPRRRLDVSLRHALRYWNRNAVVFRRVWLLGLMAWFMEPVIYLVAMGLGLGQYLESVRGVRYIEFIAPGLLAVSAMYGATFEATWNAHFKMERQRIYDAASATPVSVPDVALGEVLWASTRATIYGGAFAVIATAFGLYRSWWGLLTVPGIAVIGFVFSVMGLSYTYFIRRVDFLAYYWTMLLTPMFMFSGVFFPLDRLPDWLRTVAWFMPLYHGTELMRALMSTGEPARAAGHALWLMVTGLGMLWLPLYLLDRRLSR from the coding sequence GTGAGCGCGGTCGCGGCTCCCCGGCGCCGGCTCGACGTGTCGCTGCGCCACGCGCTGAGGTACTGGAACCGCAACGCGGTGGTCTTCCGCCGCGTCTGGCTGCTCGGGCTGATGGCCTGGTTCATGGAGCCCGTCATCTACCTGGTCGCGATGGGCCTGGGCCTCGGCCAGTACCTCGAGTCGGTGCGGGGCGTCCGCTACATCGAGTTCATCGCGCCGGGACTGTTGGCGGTCTCGGCGATGTACGGGGCCACGTTCGAGGCCACCTGGAACGCCCACTTCAAGATGGAGCGGCAGCGGATCTACGACGCCGCGTCCGCCACCCCGGTATCGGTGCCCGACGTCGCTCTGGGGGAGGTCCTGTGGGCCTCGACCCGCGCCACCATCTACGGAGGAGCCTTCGCGGTGATCGCCACCGCCTTCGGCCTCTACCGTTCGTGGTGGGGGCTGCTGACCGTCCCGGGTATCGCGGTGATCGGGTTCGTGTTCTCGGTGATGGGGCTCAGCTACACGTACTTCATCCGGCGCGTCGACTTCCTCGCCTACTACTGGACGATGCTGCTCACCCCGATGTTCATGTTCTCCGGCGTCTTCTTCCCGCTGGACCGGCTCCCGGACTGGCTGCGCACCGTGGCCTGGTTCATGCCCCTGTACCACGGCACCGAGCTGATGCGGGCGCTGATGTCCACCGGGGAGCCCGCCCGCGCCGCTGGACACGCCCTGTGGCTGATGGTCACCGGGCTCGGCATGCTGTGGCTCCCGCTGTACCTGCTCGACCGGCGGCTGTCCCGATAG
- a CDS encoding acyl-CoA dehydrogenase family protein, translated as MDFRDTPEEASFRAELRTWLQQNLPDGWQGMDRSDWTSHSDRLDFLRDLQAKMAADRWIGIHWPSAYGGRDATPMQVAIYNQELARAKLPGFPTVIGTHIAGPTIAQLGTEEQKARYLPKILDGTEIWCQGFSEPDAGSDVAALKTRAVDVGDAFVVNGQKVWTSYAHLSDWCLLIARTDPDPGSRHAGMTGLLVDMHSPGVEVKPLVQITGDAEFNEVFFSDVRVPKENVLGEVGGGWNVVISTLMHERANLGTGLQIQLENALNQLVELARRTGHASDRLTRDELARHHVDAMALRFTIYRTLTDVQRRGAPGPQGSVVKLAWSQLNQRLNETATHVLGLAHQLRRGDERAPDGGLWEYSMLRSKGNTIEAGTSEILRNILGERVLGLPKDPGRS; from the coding sequence ATGGACTTCCGCGACACCCCCGAAGAGGCCTCGTTCCGCGCCGAGCTGCGCACCTGGCTCCAGCAGAACCTGCCGGACGGCTGGCAGGGCATGGACCGCAGCGACTGGACCTCCCACTCCGACCGGCTCGACTTCCTGCGCGACCTGCAGGCGAAGATGGCGGCGGACCGCTGGATCGGCATCCACTGGCCGTCCGCCTACGGGGGCCGGGACGCCACCCCCATGCAGGTCGCCATCTACAACCAGGAGCTCGCCCGGGCGAAGCTGCCCGGCTTCCCGACCGTGATCGGCACCCACATCGCCGGCCCCACGATCGCCCAGCTCGGGACGGAGGAGCAGAAGGCGCGGTACCTGCCGAAGATCCTGGACGGCACCGAGATCTGGTGCCAGGGGTTCTCAGAGCCGGACGCCGGGTCCGACGTCGCCGCCCTCAAGACCCGCGCGGTCGACGTCGGCGACGCGTTCGTCGTGAACGGACAGAAGGTCTGGACGTCGTACGCCCACCTCTCGGACTGGTGCCTGCTGATCGCCCGGACCGACCCCGACCCGGGCTCCCGCCACGCGGGGATGACCGGGCTGCTCGTGGACATGCACTCCCCCGGCGTCGAGGTGAAGCCGCTCGTGCAGATCACCGGCGACGCGGAGTTCAACGAGGTCTTCTTCTCCGACGTACGGGTGCCGAAGGAGAACGTGCTCGGCGAGGTCGGCGGTGGGTGGAACGTGGTGATCTCGACGCTGATGCACGAGCGGGCCAACCTCGGGACGGGGCTGCAGATCCAGCTGGAGAACGCCCTGAACCAGCTGGTAGAGCTGGCCCGTAGGACCGGCCACGCGTCCGACCGGTTGACGCGCGACGAGCTGGCCCGCCACCACGTGGACGCCATGGCCCTGCGCTTCACGATCTACCGGACGCTGACGGACGTCCAGCGCCGGGGCGCCCCCGGCCCCCAGGGGTCGGTCGTGAAGCTCGCCTGGTCGCAGCTGAACCAGCGCCTCAACGAGACGGCGACGCACGTCCTGGGTCTGGCGCATCAGCTGCGCCGGGGGGACGAGCGCGCCCCCGACGGGGGGTTGTGGGAGTACAGCATGCTGCGCAGCAAGGGCAACACGATCGAGGCCGGCACGAGCGAGATCCTGCGGAACATCCTGGGGGAGAGGGTCCTCGGGCTCCCCAAGGACCCCGGCCGCAGCTGA
- the galU gene encoding UTP--glucose-1-phosphate uridylyltransferase GalU — protein sequence MSVRKAVIPAAGLGTRFLPATKAQPKEMLPLVDKPAIQYVIEEAVRAGCDDILIITGRGKRSLEDHFDRSLELESVLEEKGDRTSLDEMRAISEMADIHYVRQKRPLGLGHAVLAAEKHVGKEPFAVLLGDVVVSERDPLLSDLMSVYERYGRSVLAVQEVPREDIHLYGAVLPEPVEEGVVRIRDFVEKPPVDKAPSNLASLGRYLLTPEVFEDLRRTEPGRGGEIQLTDAIRSLAQRQAVYAHVFEGKLYDVGRKIDYLRATVELAFEREDLGKEFRDFLTEFAVRNKLI from the coding sequence ATGTCGGTGCGCAAGGCGGTCATACCTGCGGCAGGGCTCGGCACCCGCTTCCTCCCGGCGACGAAGGCTCAGCCCAAGGAGATGCTCCCGCTCGTCGACAAGCCCGCGATCCAGTACGTGATCGAGGAGGCGGTCCGGGCCGGTTGCGACGACATCCTCATCATCACCGGGCGTGGGAAGCGCAGCCTGGAGGACCATTTCGACCGGTCCTTGGAGCTCGAGTCGGTCCTGGAGGAGAAGGGCGACCGGACGTCCCTCGACGAGATGCGCGCCATCTCGGAGATGGCCGATATCCACTACGTCCGCCAGAAGCGGCCCCTCGGCCTCGGACACGCGGTCCTGGCCGCCGAGAAGCACGTGGGCAAGGAGCCTTTCGCGGTCCTGCTCGGTGACGTCGTGGTGTCCGAGCGCGACCCGCTGCTCTCGGATCTGATGTCCGTGTACGAGCGGTACGGACGCAGCGTCCTGGCCGTGCAGGAGGTCCCACGCGAGGACATCCACCTCTACGGGGCCGTCCTGCCGGAGCCGGTCGAGGAGGGGGTGGTCCGGATCCGCGACTTCGTGGAGAAGCCCCCCGTCGACAAGGCTCCCTCCAACCTCGCCTCCCTCGGGCGCTACCTGCTCACCCCGGAGGTCTTCGAGGACCTGCGCCGCACCGAGCCCGGGCGCGGGGGGGAGATCCAGCTCACCGACGCGATCCGGTCACTCGCCCAGCGTCAGGCCGTCTACGCCCACGTCTTCGAGGGGAAGCTCTACGACGTCGGCCGCAAGATCGACTACCTGCGGGCGACCGTCGAGCTCGCGTTCGAGCGCGAGGATCTGGGCAAGGAGTTCCGAGACTTCCTCACCGAGTTCGCCGTCCGGAACAAGCTGATCTAA
- the moaCB gene encoding bifunctional molybdenum cofactor biosynthesis protein MoaC/MoaB: MTSSAHLDPSGRLRMVDVGAKAETRRTATAVCHVHMSDEARRAVAEGTASKGDVLAVAQVAGVQAAKRTPELIPGCHPLRISGVDITFAATDEGYTVTARVKGTDRTGFEMEALTAASVAALTVYDMCKAIDPDMTIDGLRVTDKTGGTSVRAVRLDGTRAAVLTVSDRSAAGERADGSGPAARAWLEARGASVIETRVVRDDRGEIAAALRDLAAAAQLVVTSGGTGVSPTDVTPEATLDVADRVVPGLAEQIRAESLRVTPNALISRGAAVVVGDALVVNLPGSPKAVGEALDAIAAVLPHALTLLRGEQPHA, encoded by the coding sequence GTGACATCGAGCGCCCACCTCGACCCGTCCGGACGGCTGAGGATGGTCGACGTGGGAGCGAAGGCGGAGACCCGACGGACGGCCACGGCCGTCTGCCACGTCCACATGTCGGACGAGGCCCGACGCGCGGTGGCCGAGGGGACCGCGTCGAAGGGCGATGTGCTCGCGGTCGCGCAGGTCGCGGGGGTCCAGGCGGCGAAGCGCACCCCTGAGCTGATCCCCGGCTGCCACCCGTTGCGGATCTCGGGCGTGGACATCACGTTCGCCGCCACCGACGAGGGCTACACGGTCACCGCCCGGGTGAAGGGCACCGACCGCACCGGGTTCGAGATGGAGGCCCTCACGGCCGCGTCCGTGGCCGCGCTCACCGTCTACGACATGTGCAAGGCGATAGACCCGGACATGACGATCGACGGTCTGCGTGTCACGGACAAGACCGGCGGGACATCGGTCCGCGCCGTCCGGCTGGACGGCACCCGGGCCGCCGTCCTGACCGTCTCGGACAGGTCGGCCGCCGGGGAGCGCGCGGATGGGTCCGGACCCGCTGCCCGCGCATGGCTCGAGGCACGCGGCGCATCGGTGATCGAGACGAGGGTGGTCCGGGACGACCGCGGGGAGATCGCGGCCGCCTTGCGCGATCTGGCGGCGGCGGCCCAGCTCGTCGTGACATCGGGCGGCACGGGGGTGTCTCCCACCGACGTCACGCCCGAGGCCACGCTGGACGTGGCCGACCGGGTGGTGCCCGGACTGGCCGAGCAGATCCGAGCGGAATCGCTCCGGGTGACCCCCAACGCCCTGATATCGAGAGGCGCCGCCGTCGTGGTCGGGGACGCTCTGGTGGTCAACCTCCCCGGCAGCCCGAAGGCGGTGGGGGAGGCGCTCGACGCTATCGCCGCCGTCCTCCCGCACGCCCTGACCCTGCTCCGGGGGGAGCAGCCTCACGCATGA